The stretch of DNA TTCAATGACCACCGACGGCCGATATGAGAGGTAAGCAAGCGGGTTCGGGCATAACGTCCGTGTCCGCCTTCGGCCGTGCTTTCCTTTTTCGCGAACCTGCGGTAAGGGCGCTCGTCCCGAAATTCCCCCAATTCAGAGATTATATTTGGCCAAGGAAGAACTGCTCGAGATGCGCGGCCGCGTGGTGGAACTCCTCCCCAACGCGATGTTCCGGGTTCAGCTCGAAAACGACCACGAGATTCTCGGTCACACCGCCGGCAAGATGCGCAAGAACCGCATCCGCGTGCTGGTCGGCGACGAGGTGCTGTGCGAACTCACGCCGTACGATCTGACCAAGGGTCGCATCACCTACCGCTTCAAATAAGCGCCACGCGCCGTTTGCGCGGTGCGTAGCCCAAACATCGAGGCACCAATGCTGGTCCTGGCCTCCTCCTCGCCCCGCCGCCGCGATCTGCTCGCACGGCTCGGCGTCGTGCCGTCGCGCGTGGAATCTCCCGACATCGACGAGAGCCCGCGCAAGGCGGAACCGCCCCGCGCCTATGCTCTGCGCCTCGCCATCGAGAAGGCCAGTGCCGTTGCGCGCGCGGAGGGCGAGATCGTGCTCGCTGGCGATACGACGATCGCGCTCGGCAGCCGCATCCTTCCGCCCGCCGACACGCTGGAAATCCAGCGCGACCTGCTCGGCAAGCTGTCGGGCCGGCGCCACCATTGCCTGTCCGCGGTCTGCGTGATCGACGCGACCGGCAAGGTCCGCACCCGAATCGCCGACACGATCGTGGCGTTCAAGCCGCTGTCCCCAGCCGAGATCGACGACTATCTCGCGTGCGGCGAGGGGCTCGGCAAGGCCGGCGGCTACGCGATCCAGGGCCGGGCGGAGGCGTTCGTCCGCTTCCTGTCTGGCAGTCATTCGGGTGTGGTCGGTCTGCCGCTGTTCGAGACGCGCGCACTGTTGAAGACCGCTGGCGTCGCGCTTGCCTGAGTGGCTTTACGAAGCCGGTATCGGCGAAGCGCGCGCCGCGCTGGTTCACGATGATCAGATTATCGAAGCCGCGATCGAACTCGACGACGGTAGCGCGTTGAAGGTCGGCCTCGTCGCCCGCGCAAGGCTCGTGGAGTTATTGCCGGGCCGACGCGGTCGCGTCGTTCTCGAGGGCGGAGAGGCTCTGATCAATCATCTCCCCACGGGCATCACGCAAGGCGCGAGCCTGACCGTCGAGATCGTCCGTGAAGCCCTGCCAGAGACCGGTCGTGCCAAACTCGCAAAGGCGGTCCCGACCGACTTGGCCCCCTGCTCCGCACCGACGCTGTACGAACGCCTCGTGGCGACCGGCCTGCCTGTCCGCAGTCCGCGAGCGCACGAACCCGACGCACTGGAAGCGGCGGGTTGGTCCGAACTGCTCGACGAGGCTGTCAGTGGCGAGATCGTCTTTCCGCTCGGCGCGCTGCGACTGTCGCCGACACCAGCGATGACGTTGTTCGACGTCGACGGTGCGCCGCCGCTCGAAACGCTCGCCATCGCCGCCGCGCATGCCGTCGCCAGCGCGATTCGCCGACACGGCATCGGCGGCTCGATCGGCATCGATTTCCCGACCATCGCCGGCAAGGCTCAGCGCAACGCCGTCGCTGCCGCGATCGACGAATCGCTCCTCCAACCGTTCGAGCGCACTGCGATGAACGGCTTCGGCTTCCTCCAGATCGTCCGACCTCGTCCGCGTGTGTCGATCCCGGAGATCCTACGCGCCGATCCAGTTGGTGCAGCAGCCCGCGCGACGCTGCGGACGCTCGAACGCACCCCACCGACCGCATCGCGCCGCCACACCTTGCCCGCCGCCGTCCACTCACGCCTCATGGCGCGTCCCGAGTGGCTGGCGGAAGTCGCGCGCCGCACGGGCGTCGTCCACGAACTGGAGAGCGCCTGATGCCCATGACCGCCCCAACCACCCCGACCGTCAAATGCCCGATCTGCGACCAGCCCGCGGTGCCTGAATACAAGCCGTTCTGCTCGAGCCGCCACCGCGACCGCGACCTGTTGCAGTGGCTCGGCGAAGGCTATCGCATTCCTGGGCGGCCAATCTCGCAAACGGGGCTGGACAGCGCCGAAGACCCCGACTAAACGCGCCCTTCCGATCGCAAGGTCGGACGCTTCTCCGGTCCCAGACCGGACGTGCCCGGATAGCTCAGTTGGTAGAGCATGCGACTGAAAATCGCAGTGTCGGCGGTTCGACCCCGTCTCCGGGCACCATTTTCTTACCACGTGATTTAAGCTGTCGGTTCACTCGCAAGGCAGCGAGCTTGGACCCCAAATTCCGTTCGTGCTGAGCGAAGTCGAATCACCTTCGCTTGGGTCGAACCCTTCGACTTCGCTCAGGGCGAACGGAAGGGGGCCGAACGGAATTGGGGGGTATCCTTGATGGGCCTTTAGCGCCGGATCCGCGTGACGTGCCCCATCTTCCGCCCTGCCCGCGCGGTGCCCTTGCCGTACAGGTGCAGGTGCGCGCCGGGCTCGGCCAGCAACTCTGCCCAGCGGTCCGCGTCGTCGCCGATCAGGTTCTCCATCGTCGCTTCACGACCGGTCAGCGTCGTCGCGCCTAGCGGGAGGCCGCAGATCGCGCGGATGTGGTTTTCGAATTGCGAGCATTCGGCGCCTTCAATCGTCCAGTGACCGGAATTGTGCACGCGCGGGGCCATCTCGTTGAACACCGGGCCATCGGCGCCGACGAAGAACTCGCAGGCCAGCATGCCGACATAGTCGAGTTCGGCGGCGATCCGCTGCGCCAACGCTGCGGCTTCGTCGGCCTGGCCCAGCACTGCGGCGAGTGCGGGGACGGTCGAATGGCGGAGGATCGCGTCGCGGTGGACGTTGAGCGGCGAATCGTAGCGGGCGATGCTGCCGTCGAGACCGCGGGCGATGAGGATCGAGAACTCGTGCTCGAACGGGACGAAGGCTTCGAGCACCGCGGGGCCGCCGATCGCGTCCCAGGCGGCGTGCGCTGCGGCGCGTGTGTCGAGCTTGACCTGCCCCTTGCCGTCATAGCCGAAGCGGGCGGTCTTGAGGATGGCGGGGGTGCCGATCGCCTCCAGGCCCGCTTGCAGGCTTTCGAAGCTGTCGACCGCGGCCCACGGTGCCGGACGACCGCCGACGCTCTCCACGAAGCGTTTCTCGCCGATCCGCTC from Sphingomonas faeni encodes:
- the infA gene encoding translation initiation factor IF-1 encodes the protein MAKEELLEMRGRVVELLPNAMFRVQLENDHEILGHTAGKMRKNRIRVLVGDEVLCELTPYDLTKGRITYRFK
- a CDS encoding ribonuclease, whose protein sequence is MPEWLYEAGIGEARAALVHDDQIIEAAIELDDGSALKVGLVARARLVELLPGRRGRVVLEGGEALINHLPTGITQGASLTVEIVREALPETGRAKLAKAVPTDLAPCSAPTLYERLVATGLPVRSPRAHEPDALEAAGWSELLDEAVSGEIVFPLGALRLSPTPAMTLFDVDGAPPLETLAIAAAHAVASAIRRHGIGGSIGIDFPTIAGKAQRNAVAAAIDESLLQPFERTAMNGFGFLQIVRPRPRVSIPEILRADPVGAAARATLRTLERTPPTASRRHTLPAAVHSRLMARPEWLAEVARRTGVVHELESA
- a CDS encoding 5-(carboxyamino)imidazole ribonucleotide synthase encodes the protein MTPLPPGSTIGILGGGQLGRMLATAAAQLGYHTHVLAPDQESVAAQSASTMTRADYYNRIVLADFADACDVVTYEFENIAVEPVEWLADRVPVHPSPRALRVAQERIGEKRFVESVGGRPAPWAAVDSFESLQAGLEAIGTPAILKTARFGYDGKGQVKLDTRAAAHAAWDAIGGPAVLEAFVPFEHEFSILIARGLDGSIARYDSPLNVHRDAILRHSTVPALAAVLGQADEAAALAQRIAAELDYVGMLACEFFVGADGPVFNEMAPRVHNSGHWTIEGAECSQFENHIRAICGLPLGATTLTGREATMENLIGDDADRWAELLAEPGAHLHLYGKGTARAGRKMGHVTRIRR
- a CDS encoding DNA gyrase inhibitor YacG; translated protein: MTAPTTPTVKCPICDQPAVPEYKPFCSSRHRDRDLLQWLGEGYRIPGRPISQTGLDSAEDPD
- a CDS encoding Maf family protein; the protein is MLVLASSSPRRRDLLARLGVVPSRVESPDIDESPRKAEPPRAYALRLAIEKASAVARAEGEIVLAGDTTIALGSRILPPADTLEIQRDLLGKLSGRRHHCLSAVCVIDATGKVRTRIADTIVAFKPLSPAEIDDYLACGEGLGKAGGYAIQGRAEAFVRFLSGSHSGVVGLPLFETRALLKTAGVALA